In Lentilitoribacter sp. Alg239-R112, the following proteins share a genomic window:
- a CDS encoding Crp/Fnr family transcriptional regulator — protein sequence MTRQDIHNSEVPKICQACEARHKGICGALSPDQLIKLSKHTTKHSQSSDKELIAGGEDISTYSNIMSGVVKLVKLMADGRQQIVGLQFAPDFLGRPFKRQSGVSAEAATDVRLCSFPAKVMDELIDQSPELEHRLHEQSLKELDEAREWMLTLGRKTAGEKVASFFFMIASNIDPEAGLKNSDVMFEIPLKRADIADFLGLTIETVSRQITKLRKVGVIEIEHNRTVIVRDLDRLERACEVQKD from the coding sequence ATGACACGACAAGATATTCATAATTCTGAAGTGCCTAAAATTTGTCAGGCGTGTGAAGCAAGGCATAAAGGTATATGTGGAGCATTATCACCTGATCAGCTTATTAAATTGAGTAAGCATACGACAAAGCATAGCCAGTCGAGTGATAAAGAATTGATTGCTGGTGGCGAGGATATTTCTACTTATTCCAACATTATGTCTGGTGTCGTCAAACTGGTTAAACTGATGGCCGATGGTCGGCAACAGATTGTTGGTTTGCAGTTTGCACCCGATTTTCTCGGTCGTCCATTCAAGCGTCAGTCTGGTGTTTCCGCAGAAGCTGCAACCGATGTACGGTTATGTTCATTCCCTGCGAAAGTGATGGACGAGTTGATCGACCAATCGCCTGAATTGGAACATCGGCTACACGAGCAATCATTAAAAGAGTTAGATGAGGCGCGCGAGTGGATGTTGACCTTGGGTCGCAAAACCGCTGGTGAAAAAGTTGCAAGCTTTTTCTTTATGATAGCAAGTAACATTGACCCTGAAGCAGGGTTAAAAAATTCAGATGTCATGTTTGAGATACCGCTTAAACGTGCCGATATTGCAGATTTCCTTGGCTTGACAATTGAAACAGTTTCAAGACAAATTACGAAATTGCGAAAAGTTGGCGTTATTGAAATTGAACATAATCGAACCGTAATCGTTAGGGATCTGGATCGGTTAGAACGGGCCTGCGAAGTCCAAAAGGACTAA
- a CDS encoding hemerythrin domain-containing protein — protein MDEATEASIFDGLNNHLKTQHALCDALEKIADGLPSNVDRQECLHLAKSIFPIVKRAHEFEEKNLFPIFSQSKYQADPEAVLARLHSEHWEDESYALELQDALTEFAANSPTSNPEALGYMLRGFFGSLRRHIASEEEFFNPKLTM, from the coding sequence ATGGATGAAGCGACGGAAGCTTCCATTTTCGATGGACTAAATAACCATCTTAAAACACAACACGCGCTTTGTGACGCATTAGAAAAGATAGCCGATGGTCTACCCTCCAATGTTGACCGACAAGAATGTCTCCATCTCGCAAAAAGCATTTTCCCGATTGTCAAACGCGCGCATGAGTTCGAAGAAAAAAATCTTTTCCCGATTTTTTCTCAATCAAAATATCAGGCTGATCCCGAAGCAGTTCTAGCCCGACTGCATTCAGAGCACTGGGAAGATGAAAGTTACGCGCTTGAACTGCAAGATGCTCTCACGGAGTTTGCAGCAAATTCACCAACAAGCAATCCGGAAGCCCTTGGATATATGCTCCGAGGTTTTTTTGGAAGTTTAAGGCGACACATTGCCTCTGAAGAAGAGTTCTTCAATCCAAAACTAACAATGTGA
- the hemN gene encoding oxygen-independent coproporphyrinogen III oxidase, whose amino-acid sequence MFVPKSEIITKLSANVPRYTSYPTAPNFSPDLGPQLVEKMHASIDNGGALSIYIHIPYCDRLCWFCGCHTKQTKSYIPISYYVETLLEEIELHRKALARSPEVAHIHFGGGSPSMLKSDDFNELSKKLRTSFRVTEKTEISVEIDPNDMSDDMLVGLQKIGITRASIGVQDFDPDVQEAINRPQTFEQTRDLIEELRSINISSINVDALYGLPRQDMNRLNNTLEKVISLSPDRVAMFGYAHVPWLKKHQNMINDQELPNIEQRHQQADFADQFLTSSGLQKIGIDHYATPEDSLTKALNEGTLHRNFQGYTTDQCNNLLGLGASSINQYDGGFIQNTVPTKQYKAQISEGKFAANRGYELTQDDRIRGYVIERLMCDFSFNFDDVAIKFGDTGAPIIETAKSVVLQDSDDLCWIGDGKFNVSADKRAFTRIVASKFDAYLSKQNSKFSKPI is encoded by the coding sequence ATGTTTGTGCCAAAATCAGAAATAATCACAAAATTAAGTGCAAACGTGCCGCGGTACACGTCCTATCCTACTGCGCCGAACTTTTCTCCCGATCTGGGGCCACAACTTGTCGAGAAAATGCATGCAAGCATCGACAATGGTGGTGCATTATCTATCTATATTCATATCCCATATTGTGATCGGTTATGTTGGTTTTGTGGATGCCATACAAAGCAAACCAAGTCGTATATTCCAATATCCTATTACGTAGAAACACTTCTTGAGGAGATAGAGCTTCATCGCAAGGCACTCGCGCGTAGTCCCGAGGTTGCCCACATTCATTTTGGTGGCGGCTCACCCAGTATGTTAAAAAGCGACGACTTCAACGAACTTTCAAAAAAGCTTCGTACATCATTTAGAGTGACTGAAAAAACAGAAATCAGTGTCGAAATTGATCCCAACGATATGTCGGATGATATGTTGGTCGGACTTCAAAAAATCGGCATCACCCGCGCCAGTATCGGCGTGCAAGATTTTGACCCTGACGTTCAGGAAGCGATCAATCGTCCTCAAACATTTGAACAAACACGAGATCTTATTGAAGAGCTGAGATCTATTAATATTTCATCCATCAATGTCGACGCGCTTTATGGCCTGCCGCGACAGGATATGAATAGGCTTAATAATACGCTTGAGAAAGTAATATCACTATCTCCCGATCGCGTTGCCATGTTTGGTTATGCTCATGTTCCCTGGCTTAAAAAACATCAGAACATGATCAATGACCAAGAACTTCCAAATATTGAACAACGGCACCAACAAGCAGATTTTGCAGATCAGTTCTTAACGTCAAGTGGGCTACAGAAGATTGGAATTGATCACTATGCTACGCCAGAAGACAGCCTGACGAAAGCTTTAAACGAGGGAACACTTCACCGGAATTTTCAAGGCTATACAACAGATCAATGTAACAATTTATTAGGTCTCGGTGCATCTTCAATAAACCAATACGATGGTGGATTTATTCAAAACACGGTTCCAACCAAGCAGTACAAAGCACAAATCAGCGAAGGAAAATTCGCAGCAAACCGAGGTTATGAGCTTACGCAAGATGATCGGATAAGAGGTTATGTGATTGAGCGTCTTATGTGTGATTTCAGCTTCAATTTTGATGATGTTGCGATAAAATTTGGAGATACCGGCGCCCCAATTATTGAAACTGCAAAATCAGTGGTTCTCCAAGATTCAGATGATTTATGCTGGATAGGCGACGGTAAATTTAACGTCAGCGCTGACAAACGTGCTTTCACTCGTATTGTTGCTTCCAAATTCGATGCATATCTTAGCAAACAGAACTCAAAATTTTCAAAACCAATTTAG